From one Tsukamurella tyrosinosolvens genomic stretch:
- a CDS encoding NAD kinase, which yields MTTPHDRTFLVVVHTLRSDVDRTVEDIRRRLDTAGVRMKLESDVREAPDDAAVGCEVVVVLGGDGGFLRGAELARRADVPIIGINLGHVGFLAESEVDTVPDTIDDLVHRRYTVHPRMTLDVEIHDGDRLVSEGWALNEVSVENRSRQGLLELVTEVDGRPVSRFACDGLLVATPTGSTAYAFSAGGPVMWPDLEALLIVPSNAHALFARPMVTSPRSVIAIEVEGRRHEAIAFCDGRRTLEVPERGRIEIRRGAEPVRFIKLGAAPFTDRLVHKFQLPISGWRGRREGDGGSADTGTGIGG from the coding sequence GTGACCACACCTCACGACCGCACGTTCCTGGTGGTGGTGCACACGCTCCGCAGCGACGTGGACCGCACCGTCGAGGACATCCGCCGGCGGCTCGACACCGCGGGCGTGCGGATGAAGCTCGAGAGCGACGTCCGCGAGGCGCCCGACGACGCCGCGGTCGGCTGCGAGGTCGTCGTCGTGCTCGGCGGCGACGGCGGCTTCCTCCGCGGCGCCGAGCTCGCGCGCCGCGCCGACGTCCCCATCATCGGCATCAACCTCGGACACGTCGGTTTCCTCGCCGAGTCCGAGGTCGACACCGTGCCCGACACCATCGACGACCTCGTGCACCGGCGCTACACCGTGCACCCGCGGATGACCCTCGACGTCGAGATCCACGACGGCGACCGTCTCGTCTCCGAGGGCTGGGCGCTCAACGAGGTGTCCGTGGAGAACCGTTCCCGGCAGGGCCTGCTCGAGCTCGTCACCGAGGTCGACGGCCGCCCCGTCTCGCGCTTCGCCTGCGACGGCCTGCTCGTGGCGACGCCCACGGGCTCCACGGCCTACGCCTTCTCCGCGGGCGGCCCCGTCATGTGGCCCGACCTGGAGGCGCTGCTCATCGTGCCGAGCAATGCCCACGCCCTGTTCGCACGGCCGATGGTCACCAGCCCGCGGTCGGTGATCGCGATCGAGGTCGAGGGGCGCCGGCACGAGGCGATCGCCTTCTGCGACGGCCGCCGCACCCTGGAGGTGCCGGAGCGCGGGCGCATCGAGATCCGCCGCGGCGCCGAGCCGGTGCGGTTCATCAAGCTGGGCGCGGCGCCGTTCACGGACCGCCTGGTGCACAAGTTCCAACTGCCCATCAGCGGCTGGCGCGGCCGCCGCGAGGGCGACGGCGGCAGCGCCGACACCGGTACGGGAATCGGGGGATAA
- a CDS encoding TlyA family RNA methyltransferase produces the protein MARRVRLDAELVRRGMARSREHARELIEAGRVTVNKQVARKAANQIDPADPVHVTAIAGEIEWASRGAHKLIGALDSFPDVQVDGRRCLDAGASTGGFTDVLLHRGAERVYAVDVGYGELVWRLRDDDRVTVLDRTNVRFLEPDAVGGPVDLVVGDLSFISLGLVLPALARCAAPGADLLPMVKPQFEVGKDRLGSGGVVREPALRASAVRGVAEAAAAVGLSTRGVTFSPLPGPSGNVEYFLWLRREPGADGPVALPAEVDDMIGTAVTEGPQ, from the coding sequence ATGGCTCGGAGGGTACGGCTCGACGCCGAGCTGGTCCGCCGCGGCATGGCCCGGTCCCGCGAACACGCTCGCGAGCTGATCGAGGCCGGGCGGGTCACCGTCAACAAGCAGGTCGCGCGCAAAGCCGCGAACCAGATCGACCCCGCCGACCCCGTGCACGTCACGGCGATCGCCGGCGAGATCGAATGGGCGTCCCGCGGCGCGCATAAACTGATCGGGGCCCTCGACTCCTTCCCCGACGTCCAGGTCGACGGTCGACGGTGCCTCGACGCCGGCGCCTCGACGGGCGGCTTCACCGACGTCCTGTTGCACCGCGGCGCCGAGCGCGTCTACGCCGTCGACGTGGGGTACGGCGAGCTCGTGTGGCGGCTCCGCGACGACGACCGCGTGACGGTCCTCGACCGGACGAACGTGCGTTTCCTCGAACCGGACGCGGTCGGCGGCCCCGTCGACCTGGTGGTCGGCGACCTCTCCTTCATCTCCCTCGGCCTGGTGCTGCCCGCGCTCGCGCGGTGCGCCGCCCCGGGCGCCGACCTGCTGCCCATGGTCAAGCCGCAGTTCGAGGTGGGGAAGGACCGGCTCGGCTCGGGCGGCGTCGTCCGCGAGCCCGCGCTGCGCGCGAGTGCCGTCCGCGGCGTCGCCGAGGCCGCCGCCGCGGTCGGGCTGAGCACCCGCGGCGTGACCTTCAGCCCGCTGCCCGGACCGTCGGGCAACGTCGAGTACTTCCTGTGGCTGCGCAGAGAACCCGGCGCGGACGGCCCGGTGGCCCTCCCCGCCGAGGTGGACGACATGATCGGCACGGCTGTGACGGAGGGACCCCAGTGA
- a CDS encoding HAD-IIA family hydrolase, giving the protein MSAPLAAGYDRLLVDLDGTAYAGAVAIPGAAAVLDGLPVTYVTNNASRGPGDVAQHLRDLGFAAPDDTVVTSAQAGAGLLASLVPAGTAVLVVGAPALRAEVEGRGLVVVDRAEDARAVIQGHSPETGWARLSEAALAIRAGAVWVATNTDATLPTERGLLVGNGSMVAAVRNATEREPQVAGKPFTPIFVDAMRAAGATTALVVGDRLDTDIEGGNAFGADTYLVLTGVNDVQDVVTAPDLHQPTFVAETLAGLRLPPAATRPGPRHGWTATVDGGDLTVTGAPGADPADAKFVAIAAARELSEERRSGLRLTIR; this is encoded by the coding sequence ATGAGCGCGCCGCTCGCGGCCGGCTACGACCGGCTCCTCGTCGACCTCGACGGCACCGCCTACGCGGGCGCCGTCGCGATCCCCGGCGCGGCCGCGGTGCTCGACGGCCTGCCGGTCACCTACGTGACGAACAACGCCAGCCGCGGACCGGGCGACGTCGCACAACACCTCCGCGATCTCGGCTTCGCGGCGCCCGACGACACCGTCGTCACGAGTGCCCAGGCCGGAGCCGGACTGCTCGCGTCCCTCGTCCCCGCCGGGACCGCCGTGCTCGTCGTCGGCGCCCCCGCGCTGCGGGCGGAGGTCGAGGGCCGCGGCCTGGTAGTCGTGGACCGTGCCGAGGACGCCCGTGCCGTCATCCAGGGCCACAGCCCGGAGACCGGTTGGGCGCGCCTGTCCGAGGCGGCTCTCGCGATCCGCGCCGGCGCGGTCTGGGTCGCCACCAACACCGACGCGACGCTCCCGACCGAGCGCGGACTGCTCGTGGGCAACGGTTCCATGGTCGCCGCCGTCCGCAACGCCACCGAGCGCGAGCCGCAGGTCGCCGGCAAGCCCTTCACCCCCATCTTCGTCGACGCGATGCGCGCGGCCGGGGCCACGACGGCCCTCGTCGTGGGCGATCGCCTCGACACCGACATCGAGGGCGGCAACGCCTTCGGCGCCGACACCTACCTCGTGCTCACCGGCGTCAACGACGTGCAGGACGTCGTCACCGCGCCGGACCTGCACCAGCCCACCTTCGTCGCCGAGACGCTCGCGGGTCTGCGCCTGCCGCCCGCCGCGACGCGGCCCGGCCCGCGCCACGGGTGGACCGCCACCGTCGACGGCGGCGACCTGACCGTCACGGGAGCTCCGGGCGCGGATCCCGCGGACGCGAAGTTCGTCGCGATCGCCGCCGCCCGCGAACTCTCCGAGGAGCGCCGGTCGGGCCTGCGGCTGACCATCCGATAG